A genome region from Methanobacterium subterraneum includes the following:
- a CDS encoding MBL fold metallo-hydrolase, with amino-acid sequence MADAFATITQRRMTGGFRIDGIDGKNLHLDPGPGALVRSYQFGVNPLKLHGILVSHSHTDHYSDAEVLIEAMTRGMTRKKGLVIGSESVINGYQKWGPCISHYHLSRPQVEVMDAGDHFRMGDIKITATPTQHGDPKNIGFRLEWEDFTLSYTSDTAYFEELHQHHQNADVLIASVIRPGNERIRGHLCADEFQQLVDETSPKLTIMTHLGMKLITDHPVEEADKITDKTGVKTIAAHDGMVIDLDQFHSKQQTLDEY; translated from the coding sequence GTGGCGGACGCTTTCGCTACTATAACCCAGCGCAGGATGACCGGCGGCTTTAGAATCGACGGTATAGATGGTAAAAACCTGCACCTGGATCCGGGACCTGGGGCTCTGGTAAGAAGTTACCAGTTTGGTGTGAACCCCCTGAAACTTCACGGAATCCTGGTATCACACTCCCACACCGACCATTATAGCGATGCTGAGGTCTTAATAGAAGCCATGACCCGAGGTATGACCCGAAAGAAGGGACTTGTAATAGGAAGTGAGAGTGTTATTAACGGATATCAGAAATGGGGGCCCTGCATATCCCATTACCACCTTTCAAGGCCACAGGTGGAGGTTATGGACGCTGGTGATCATTTTAGAATGGGTGATATTAAAATCACCGCCACCCCCACCCAACATGGGGATCCTAAAAATATCGGTTTTCGCCTGGAATGGGAGGACTTCACATTATCCTACACCTCCGACACCGCCTACTTTGAGGAACTTCACCAGCACCATCAGAATGCGGATGTTCTCATTGCCAGTGTGATCAGACCGGGAAATGAGCGAATCAGGGGCCATCTCTGCGCTGATGAATTCCAGCAGTTGGTGGATGAAACCTCCCCAAAACTGACCATAATGACCCATCTAGGCATGAAACTCATTACTGACCACCCTGTGGAAGAGGCTGACAAAATTACTGACAAAACTGGTGTTAAAACCATTGCGGCTCATGATGGAATGGTTATAGATCTTGATCAGTTCCATTCCAAACAGCAAACCCTTGATGAATATTAA
- a CDS encoding DUF2121 family protein, producing MSLIMTYIGSKGCVMAADKRSIGFLGDKNQRELLEEDLYSGKIDSDEKLLKRARELDINLKISDQGEKIRNLGKVLVGEVKIRATHETKRKRIYTTTNGYHQVELTGSEIQNVKSGQSSIVIFGNKITKEIAGKSLKKHFKSKISLNEVGKIFQKVMEDVAEATPSVSSEHDIFIIHPQMDHKQAMELLRTTIISDVKELEKWRNKLKEDMLAQRRDIQMASRIITQGEVGRVKKVEGDVVEVILSDGVEALNMDWNVLAKPGDTIFMKIENPSPLNLGDLVVIEDENLCIKKNKTSLSCDIILCKTD from the coding sequence ATGAGCCTGATTATGACTTACATTGGAAGTAAAGGTTGTGTAATGGCTGCAGACAAACGCAGCATAGGATTTTTAGGAGACAAAAACCAAAGAGAACTTTTGGAAGAGGATTTATACTCTGGTAAAATCGATTCAGATGAAAAACTCCTTAAAAGGGCAAGAGAACTGGATATAAACCTTAAAATTAGTGACCAGGGCGAAAAAATTCGGAACCTTGGCAAAGTTCTGGTGGGTGAGGTTAAAATTCGAGCCACCCATGAAACTAAACGGAAAAGGATATACACCACCACCAATGGTTACCACCAGGTTGAGCTCACTGGTTCAGAGATTCAGAATGTTAAAAGTGGCCAGAGTTCAATCGTGATTTTCGGGAATAAAATTACCAAAGAAATTGCAGGGAAAAGTTTAAAAAAACATTTCAAGTCAAAAATTAGCCTTAACGAAGTAGGGAAAATATTTCAAAAAGTTATGGAAGATGTAGCCGAAGCAACACCTTCAGTAAGTTCAGAGCATGATATTTTCATTATCCACCCCCAGATGGATCATAAACAGGCCATGGAACTACTTAGAACCACCATAATCAGTGATGTTAAAGAACTGGAAAAGTGGCGAAATAAACTCAAAGAAGACATGCTGGCGCAAAGGCGGGACATTCAGATGGCCTCCAGGATCATAACCCAGGGAGAAGTGGGACGTGTTAAAAAGGTTGAGGGTGATGTAGTAGAAGTAATCCTATCTGATGGTGTGGAAGCACTGAACATGGATTGGAACGTGCTGGCCAAACCTGGAGATACAATTTTCATGAAAATAGAAAACCCATCCCCGCTAAATCTCGGTGACTTGGTGGTTATTGAGGATGAAAATTTGTGTATTAAAAAGAACAAAACCTCTTTAAGCTGTGATATAATACTATGTAAAACAGATTGA
- a CDS encoding methanogen output domain 1-containing protein, translating into MTESRILVVEDEAIVAMGIKQKLEDLGHQVVDVVFTGENAVETALKMEPDLILMDIVLKGNMDGIEAAAKIRNQLDIPVIYLTAYSDEEVLERARMTEPYGYIIKPFKKSELNANIEMALYKHAEDQKKSETVKKQILADFYDFILNSMPTTANQSDEEIKNTLLKIFASRLEEEMRPRFERELGDTVEEQNLNDLESIYNAYLDWVAHLFADFGVQTKIEPKGHLHLFKFLNCPWIDDAKKKPIFCLNCQAIMQQTYDWTGMEGKVEKKATIADGSDMCVFKFNVPFMKKN; encoded by the coding sequence ATGACCGAATCCCGGATATTAGTGGTTGAAGATGAAGCAATAGTTGCCATGGGCATTAAACAGAAACTGGAAGACTTGGGTCATCAAGTAGTGGATGTTGTTTTCACTGGGGAAAATGCCGTTGAAACAGCCCTTAAAATGGAACCTGACCTAATATTAATGGATATTGTTCTAAAGGGGAATATGGACGGTATAGAAGCTGCTGCTAAAATACGCAACCAGCTGGACATCCCGGTAATCTACTTGACTGCCTATTCAGATGAAGAAGTCCTGGAAAGGGCACGTATGACCGAACCATACGGATATATAATCAAACCATTCAAAAAGAGTGAGTTGAATGCCAACATAGAAATGGCCCTATATAAACATGCAGAAGACCAGAAAAAGAGTGAAACTGTTAAGAAACAGATTCTGGCGGATTTTTATGATTTCATACTAAACTCCATGCCCACCACTGCAAACCAGTCCGATGAGGAAATCAAAAACACCCTGCTGAAAATATTTGCATCACGCCTAGAAGAGGAAATGCGACCCAGATTTGAGCGAGAACTGGGAGATACAGTTGAAGAACAGAATTTAAATGACTTGGAAAGTATTTATAATGCTTACCTTGATTGGGTGGCCCATCTATTCGCTGATTTTGGAGTGCAGACCAAAATCGAACCCAAAGGCCATTTGCATCTATTTAAATTCCTCAACTGCCCCTGGATTGATGATGCCAAGAAAAAACCCATATTCTGCCTAAACTGCCAGGCCATAATGCAACAAACCTATGATTGGACTGGTATGGAAGGTAAAGTGGAGAAAAAAGCCACCATCGCCGATGGTTCGGATATGTGTGTCTTCAAATTTAATGTGCCCTTTATGAAAAAGAATTAA
- a CDS encoding PAS domain S-box protein: protein MEEEIKVLILEDVPLDAELIDRELRKEGFSFTSHRVEREDEYRKEVEEWQPHIILADHSLPQFDGVSALHIAQEKSFNTPFIFVSGKIGEEFAVEMLKKGATDYVLKHNLSKLGYAVRRALTEAKEHVERKIAQEALLESEKKYRALFEKTENPILVFAEDGTFTDFNQAAVDFLETDPHNLLKHKIHNFIPSEADPVDMDDWSTGNIVELPLKIKDELKILELTITPVKLGENNIIFATGRDLTKQKRMENALKESEEKYRLLVENQTDMVVKFDPEGKVLFASPSYCEVLGRTEESIMGTDFLPLVHQEDQEKTHRVLEKLRRPPYVVFLEHRLLTMNGWRWIAWADKAIMDENNELEAFVGVGRDITERKMAEDRIMRSLKEKELLLREIHHRVKNNLQIISTLLSLQSSKIDDQSVIDLYRESQNRILSIALIHENLYQSEDLTNINFASYVKNLIDDLFHSYGVDPDKIQITMEIKDVIMSIETAIPGGLIINELISNTLKHAFPRGKGNIYLELTVKDNGKYKLTLHDNGEPFPDDFKLDDSKTLGMKLISNLVNQLDGEMTLDKTNKEFKIEFEELKYKERI, encoded by the coding sequence ATGGAAGAAGAAATTAAAGTCCTGATCTTGGAAGACGTTCCACTGGATGCGGAGTTAATAGACCGGGAACTTAGAAAAGAAGGATTCAGTTTTACCAGTCATCGTGTAGAACGTGAAGATGAATACCGGAAGGAAGTGGAAGAATGGCAACCCCACATTATACTGGCAGACCATTCCTTACCCCAGTTTGATGGTGTTTCCGCCCTTCACATAGCCCAGGAAAAATCATTCAACACCCCCTTTATATTCGTCAGCGGGAAGATAGGTGAAGAATTTGCAGTTGAAATGCTAAAAAAAGGTGCTACTGACTACGTACTCAAACATAACCTTTCTAAATTAGGGTATGCTGTTCGAAGAGCCCTGACTGAAGCAAAAGAACATGTGGAAAGGAAAATAGCCCAGGAAGCCCTCTTGGAAAGTGAAAAAAAATACCGGGCTCTTTTTGAGAAAACTGAAAACCCCATTCTGGTGTTTGCTGAGGATGGTACTTTCACAGATTTTAACCAGGCAGCAGTGGATTTTCTGGAAACAGACCCCCATAATCTCCTCAAACACAAAATTCATAATTTTATTCCATCAGAAGCCGATCCAGTCGACATGGATGATTGGTCAACTGGAAATATAGTGGAATTACCCCTTAAAATCAAAGATGAACTTAAGATACTGGAGTTAACCATTACCCCGGTTAAATTGGGTGAAAATAATATTATCTTTGCCACTGGACGGGACCTAACCAAACAAAAAAGGATGGAGAACGCCCTGAAGGAAAGTGAAGAGAAGTACCGGCTACTGGTTGAAAATCAAACTGATATGGTGGTGAAATTTGATCCAGAGGGTAAGGTTCTCTTTGCCAGTCCTTCCTACTGCGAAGTTCTGGGACGAACCGAAGAAAGTATTATGGGAACTGATTTTTTACCCCTAGTACACCAGGAAGACCAGGAAAAGACCCATAGAGTGCTGGAAAAACTACGGCGCCCTCCTTATGTGGTTTTTCTGGAACACCGATTGCTTACCATGAATGGTTGGCGCTGGATTGCCTGGGCAGATAAAGCCATAATGGACGAGAATAATGAACTGGAAGCCTTTGTTGGTGTGGGGCGTGACATCACCGAACGGAAAATGGCTGAAGATCGGATAATGAGATCATTAAAGGAAAAGGAATTATTACTTAGAGAAATTCATCATCGTGTGAAAAATAATTTGCAGATAATATCAACCCTTCTAAGTCTGCAATCATCCAAGATTGATGACCAAAGTGTCATAGATTTATACCGTGAAAGCCAAAATCGCATACTTTCCATTGCCTTGATACATGAAAATCTTTACCAATCTGAAGATTTGACCAATATTAACTTTGCAAGTTATGTGAAAAACCTCATTGACGACCTCTTCCATTCTTATGGTGTGGATCCTGATAAAATCCAGATCACTATGGAAATAAAGGATGTTATAATGAGTATTGAAACTGCAATTCCCGGCGGCCTTATCATCAATGAATTAATCTCAAACACCCTGAAACACGCCTTTCCAAGGGGTAAAGGTAATATATATCTGGAATTAACCGTAAAGGACAATGGAAAATACAAATTAACACTCCATGATAATGGAGAACCATTCCCAGATGACTTCAAATTGGATGATTCCAAAACACTGGGAATGAAACTAATTTCTAACCTGGTAAATCAACTTGATGGTGAAATGACACTGGATAAAACTAATAAAGAATTTAAAATTGAGTTTGAGGAACTTAAATACAAGGAGCGGATCTGA
- a CDS encoding response regulator, with product MDFEEADILLVEDNPTDAELTMRALKRKNLANQVVWVKDGAEALDFIFATGQFAHRNVENFPKLILLDLRMPKVDGLEVLQKIKADDRTNKIPVVVLTSSQEDRDIVESYKLGVNSYVSKPVEFDDFIEAVSTLGFYWMLINNPP from the coding sequence ATGGATTTTGAAGAGGCTGATATTTTACTGGTGGAAGATAATCCCACTGATGCCGAGCTTACCATGAGGGCACTTAAAAGGAAAAACCTGGCCAATCAAGTAGTATGGGTGAAAGATGGAGCTGAAGCTCTTGATTTTATATTCGCCACTGGCCAGTTCGCCCATAGAAATGTTGAAAACTTCCCAAAACTGATATTACTGGATCTGAGAATGCCCAAAGTAGATGGACTGGAAGTATTACAGAAGATCAAAGCCGATGATCGGACCAACAAGATTCCGGTGGTTGTTCTAACCTCCTCCCAGGAGGATCGGGACATAGTGGAAAGTTACAAGTTAGGGGTAAATAGTTACGTTAGTAAACCTGTAGAATTCGATGATTTCATCGAAGCAGTATCTACCCTGGGATTCTACTGGATGCTGATCAACAATCCCCCCTAA
- a CDS encoding sensor histidine kinase, whose product MVLNPVLITFLYSIEPMYNVLNMSLNEDYFRLLMLIVVVVLVAILAERIEKIRKLNELNQKLKIQTDKLEDANQELEAFAYSVSHDLRVPLRAIDGFSRILVEDYEDKLDDEGIRLLNIVRDNTAKMGHLIDDILLLSRASRQEMKLNELDMGALAQSVYGEFQTDVEGRNIQFTVGNLPHAYGDRAMLGQVYQNLIGNAIKFTRNRDPAIIEVGGEVEGKEIVYYVKDNGAGFDMKYINKLFGLFQRLHSPEEFEGTGVGLSIVQRVVRRHGGRVWGEGSVDGGATIYFTLPKDKPK is encoded by the coding sequence ATGGTCCTTAACCCGGTGTTAATTACTTTTTTATACTCCATAGAACCCATGTACAACGTTTTAAACATGTCCCTAAATGAAGATTATTTCCGTCTGTTAATGCTTATTGTGGTAGTAGTTTTGGTAGCTATTCTAGCTGAAAGGATTGAAAAAATAAGAAAACTCAACGAACTTAACCAGAAGTTAAAGATTCAAACTGATAAACTGGAAGATGCCAATCAAGAATTGGAAGCATTTGCCTATTCAGTATCACATGACTTGAGAGTTCCATTAAGGGCTATCGATGGTTTTTCACGTATACTGGTGGAAGATTATGAAGATAAACTGGATGATGAGGGAATAAGGCTCCTGAATATTGTGAGGGATAACACCGCCAAAATGGGACACCTAATTGATGATATCCTCTTACTATCAAGGGCCAGCCGTCAGGAAATGAAACTAAATGAACTGGACATGGGCGCCCTGGCACAGAGTGTTTACGGTGAATTCCAAACAGATGTTGAAGGAAGAAACATCCAGTTCACGGTGGGAAATCTTCCCCATGCCTACGGTGATCGGGCCATGCTGGGACAGGTTTATCAAAACCTCATTGGTAATGCCATTAAATTCACCCGTAATCGGGACCCGGCCATAATTGAGGTGGGTGGCGAAGTAGAGGGTAAAGAAATTGTTTACTACGTCAAGGATAATGGAGCTGGTTTTGATATGAAATATATTAACAAACTCTTCGGACTTTTCCAGAGGCTGCACAGTCCTGAAGAATTCGAAGGAACTGGTGTGGGTCTTTCCATTGTCCAGAGGGTTGTTAGAAGACATGGCGGCCGTGTTTGGGGCGAAGGATCAGTGGATGGTGGTGCAACCATATATTTCACCCTTCCTAAGGATAAACCAAAATAA
- the uvrA gene encoding excinuclease ABC subunit UvrA encodes MNNKKEVILIKGAREHNLKNIDLEIPRDKLVVITGLSGSGKSSLAFDTIYAEGQRRYVESLSAYARQFLGQMKKPEVDYIEGLSPAISIDQKTTRMNPRSTVGTVTEIYDYLRLLFARIGTPHCHQCGQPISQQTAGQIVDSILQKDEGTKIQILAPLVRDRKGEHQKVFEDLRRKGFVRVRVDGEVHSLDDDFKLEKNFKHSIEVVVDRLVIRYDRDFESRLADSVETALELGEGLLIGVYGTGENSTEKIYSEHFACTDCGINFEEISPRMFSFNNPHGACPECNGLGSKLEIDADLVVPDPALSLNEGAILPWSKSKHRDNYYGQMLRSVADHYGFSMDTPFQELPQKYQDIILYGSPDKIEFMFQRKSRLHRVKRYFEGVVRRMERIYMETKSNYMRSYMGQFMSDHKCPACNGTRLRPESRSVTVGGKTIPQVVEMPIKNSYQFFESLELSEREQFIGQEVLKEIKERLKFLKDVGLDYITLERSSGSLSGGEAQRIRLATQIGSGLVGVLYILDEPSIGLHQRDNHRLIETLKKLRDIGNTLIVVEHDEDTILHADHVVDIGPGAGEHGGWITATGTPQEIMENPDSITGHYLSRQETIPIPPKRAQPNGNFLTVTGAREHNLQNIDVEFPMGIFTCITGVSGSGKSTLINDVLYKGLYGTLNHKHMNPGKHDSITGTEHVNKVIIIDQSPIGRTPRSNPATYTGVFTYIREIFAQTPTSKKRGYKPGRFSFNVKGGRCEACTGDGIIKIEMHFLADVYVPCEVCKGKRYNKETLEVRYKGKNISEVLDMTVEESLEFFENIPRIKKKLQTLDDVGLSYIKLGQPATTLSGGEAQRVKLAKELSRQSTGRTLYILDEPTTGLHFADIRKLLEVLGRLRDGGNTVIVIEHNLDVIKTADHIIDLGPEGGDGGGMVVAQGTPEEIAASESYTGEFLKDILNEVEELKSDKESLSTGMKTQEEIGESGTDNQSK; translated from the coding sequence ATGAATAATAAGAAAGAAGTTATTTTAATAAAAGGGGCCAGGGAACACAACCTTAAAAATATTGACCTGGAGATCCCCAGGGACAAGTTAGTGGTAATTACCGGGTTAAGTGGTTCTGGAAAATCCTCCCTAGCCTTCGACACTATTTACGCCGAAGGACAGAGACGTTACGTGGAATCATTATCTGCCTATGCTAGACAATTCTTAGGGCAGATGAAAAAACCTGAAGTGGATTACATTGAGGGGCTGTCTCCAGCCATATCCATTGACCAGAAGACCACCCGGATGAACCCCCGTTCAACAGTGGGCACAGTCACCGAAATATACGATTATCTCAGACTACTATTTGCACGTATAGGAACCCCCCACTGCCATCAGTGTGGCCAGCCCATCAGTCAACAGACTGCGGGCCAGATTGTGGACAGCATCTTGCAAAAAGATGAGGGAACCAAAATACAGATACTGGCACCCCTAGTAAGGGACCGGAAGGGTGAACACCAGAAGGTGTTTGAAGACCTGCGACGTAAGGGATTTGTACGGGTGCGGGTTGATGGGGAGGTTCACAGCCTGGATGATGATTTCAAATTGGAGAAAAACTTCAAACACAGTATAGAGGTTGTGGTGGACCGTCTGGTCATCAGATACGACCGTGATTTTGAAAGCCGCCTGGCAGATTCTGTGGAAACCGCCCTGGAACTAGGGGAAGGTCTCTTAATTGGAGTGTACGGTACTGGTGAAAACAGCACTGAGAAGATATACAGTGAACACTTTGCCTGTACTGACTGTGGAATCAACTTCGAGGAGATCAGTCCCCGTATGTTCTCCTTCAACAACCCCCACGGAGCCTGTCCAGAGTGTAATGGATTGGGAAGTAAACTGGAGATTGACGCAGATCTGGTGGTACCGGACCCGGCATTATCCCTGAATGAGGGAGCTATCCTGCCCTGGAGTAAATCCAAACACCGTGATAATTATTATGGGCAGATGTTAAGGTCAGTGGCTGATCATTATGGTTTCAGTATGGACACCCCCTTCCAGGAACTCCCCCAGAAATATCAGGATATCATCCTTTATGGTTCACCAGATAAGATCGAATTCATGTTCCAGAGGAAAAGCCGTTTACATCGGGTTAAACGTTATTTTGAGGGCGTAGTGCGACGTATGGAACGTATCTACATGGAAACCAAGTCCAACTACATGCGCAGCTACATGGGTCAATTCATGAGTGACCATAAGTGTCCTGCCTGTAATGGAACCCGCCTGCGTCCTGAAAGCCGCAGCGTTACTGTAGGTGGTAAAACCATCCCCCAGGTAGTTGAGATGCCCATTAAAAATTCATACCAGTTCTTTGAATCCCTGGAATTATCTGAAAGGGAACAATTTATAGGCCAGGAGGTCTTGAAGGAAATAAAGGAACGTTTAAAATTCTTGAAGGATGTTGGCCTGGATTACATTACCCTGGAGAGATCTTCCGGTAGTTTATCTGGTGGTGAGGCCCAGAGAATACGTTTAGCCACCCAGATTGGTTCGGGACTGGTGGGTGTTTTATACATCCTGGATGAACCCAGTATCGGGTTACATCAGCGGGACAACCATCGCCTTATTGAAACCCTTAAAAAGCTCAGGGACATTGGAAACACCCTAATTGTGGTGGAACACGATGAAGACACTATCTTACACGCTGACCATGTGGTGGATATTGGTCCTGGTGCAGGAGAACACGGTGGCTGGATCACCGCCACTGGAACTCCCCAGGAAATAATGGAAAACCCGGATTCAATAACTGGCCATTACCTATCACGGCAGGAAACCATTCCCATCCCCCCTAAACGTGCACAACCCAATGGTAACTTTTTAACGGTGACTGGTGCCCGTGAACATAACCTGCAGAATATCGATGTTGAATTCCCCATGGGAATATTCACCTGTATTACTGGGGTTTCCGGGTCGGGAAAAAGTACCCTAATTAACGATGTACTTTACAAGGGACTCTACGGAACCTTAAACCATAAACACATGAACCCTGGTAAACATGACTCCATCACCGGAACCGAACATGTGAACAAGGTTATCATCATTGATCAGTCACCCATTGGACGTACTCCTCGCTCCAACCCGGCTACTTACACTGGGGTGTTCACCTACATCCGGGAGATATTCGCCCAGACACCCACCTCTAAGAAACGAGGTTACAAACCAGGAAGGTTCAGTTTCAATGTTAAAGGTGGAAGGTGTGAGGCCTGTACCGGGGATGGGATTATCAAAATCGAAATGCACTTTTTAGCCGATGTTTACGTTCCCTGTGAGGTCTGTAAAGGTAAAAGATACAACAAAGAAACTCTGGAAGTCCGTTATAAAGGTAAAAACATCTCTGAAGTTCTGGACATGACTGTGGAAGAGTCACTGGAGTTCTTTGAGAACATTCCCCGAATCAAGAAGAAACTGCAGACCCTAGATGATGTGGGTTTAAGCTACATTAAACTGGGACAACCTGCCACCACCCTATCTGGAGGGGAAGCCCAACGTGTGAAACTGGCCAAGGAGCTAAGCCGTCAGAGCACCGGCCGCACCCTCTACATACTAGATGAGCCCACCACTGGACTGCACTTTGCCGACATCAGGAAATTACTGGAAGTACTGGGAAGGCTTCGTGATGGTGGGAACACCGTAATAGTTATTGAACACAATCTGGATGTTATAAAAACCGCCGACCACATCATTGATCTGGGACCGGAAGGTGGTGATGGTGGTGGGATGGTGGTTGCCCAGGGAACACCAGAAGAGATTGCTGCCAGTGAATCTTACACCGGAGAATTTTTAAAGGATATTTTAAACGAAGTAGAGGAGTTAAAATCCGATAAAGAATCTTTGAGTACCGGCATGAAAACCCAAGAAGAAATTGGAGAATCTGGGACAGATAATCAATCCAAATAA
- the uvrB gene encoding excinuclease ABC subunit UvrB: MSKFELISNYKALGDQPKAIKSLSDGINRGMNHQTLLGVTGSGKTFTMAKVIQEVQKPTLVISHNKTLAAQLYEEFKELFPNNAVEYFVSYYDYYQPEAYVPQSDTYIDKEASINEEIDMMRHSTTQSLLSREDVIVVSSVSCIYGIGAPEDYGNLVLQLERGQQIEREEILSKLVEMQYERNDIDFSRGKFRVRGDVVEIFPAQGKTAIRIELFGDEVDGLSFIDHVRGQVNRQMDRIVVFPAKHFVTSPEKMDKALKAIEEELEDRLRVLGAENKLVEAQRLEQRTRFDLEMLKEMGYCQGIENYSMHISGRQWGETPYSLLRYFPDEYLTVIDESHVTVPQIRGMYAGDRARKDVLVDYGFRLPSARENRPLNFEEFQSLQNQVIYVSATPAQYELNLSEQVVEQIIRPTGLVDPEIMLHPVQGQVDHLLGQIHEKTGKNQRVLVTTLTKRMAEDLTDYYARAGVKVRYLHSEISTLERIDIIDDLRRGEFDCLVGVNLLREGLDLPEVGLVGILDADKEGFLRSQPALIQTIGRAARNVEGQVVIYADKITDSVRNAVDITHHRRELQLKYNKDHGITPRSTERTLKEKPQEKDVILRDDVENMPKDELHLLIKDLKEEMKKAAKRLDFEEAAKIRDKILILEGVKS; this comes from the coding sequence ATGAGCAAATTTGAACTTATATCAAATTATAAGGCATTAGGCGACCAGCCCAAGGCCATCAAATCTTTGTCCGATGGAATAAATAGGGGAATGAATCATCAAACCCTTCTAGGAGTTACTGGTTCTGGTAAAACTTTCACCATGGCCAAAGTAATACAAGAAGTCCAGAAACCAACTCTGGTGATATCCCATAATAAAACACTGGCTGCCCAACTCTACGAGGAATTCAAAGAACTGTTTCCCAACAACGCCGTTGAGTACTTCGTCAGCTACTATGATTACTACCAGCCTGAAGCTTACGTGCCCCAGAGCGATACGTACATCGACAAAGAGGCCTCCATCAATGAAGAAATTGATATGATGAGGCACAGCACCACCCAATCACTTCTCAGTAGAGAAGATGTTATTGTGGTGTCCAGTGTATCCTGCATTTATGGTATTGGTGCACCAGAAGACTATGGTAACCTGGTGCTTCAATTGGAAAGGGGACAGCAAATAGAAAGGGAGGAAATACTCTCCAAACTGGTTGAAATGCAGTACGAAAGGAATGATATTGATTTCAGCCGGGGAAAATTCAGGGTAAGGGGAGATGTGGTGGAGATCTTCCCGGCCCAGGGAAAAACCGCAATCCGGATAGAGCTATTCGGTGACGAAGTGGATGGACTGTCCTTCATTGACCATGTGAGAGGTCAGGTGAATCGGCAGATGGACAGAATCGTAGTATTCCCAGCTAAACACTTCGTAACATCACCTGAAAAAATGGATAAAGCTTTGAAAGCTATTGAAGAGGAATTAGAGGATAGATTGCGCGTTTTAGGGGCTGAAAATAAATTAGTGGAAGCACAGCGCCTGGAACAGCGCACCCGATTCGACCTGGAAATGTTAAAGGAAATGGGATACTGCCAGGGGATTGAAAACTACAGCATGCATATCTCCGGACGCCAGTGGGGAGAAACCCCCTACAGCTTACTGCGTTATTTTCCTGATGAGTATTTAACCGTTATCGACGAATCCCACGTTACTGTGCCTCAGATCAGGGGAATGTACGCTGGTGACCGAGCACGTAAGGATGTTCTGGTAGATTACGGCTTCCGTTTACCATCTGCTCGTGAAAACCGGCCCTTGAATTTTGAAGAGTTCCAAAGTCTCCAGAACCAGGTGATCTATGTCTCAGCCACCCCTGCCCAGTACGAGTTAAACCTGTCTGAGCAGGTTGTGGAACAGATTATCAGACCCACCGGTCTGGTGGATCCGGAAATAATGTTACACCCGGTGCAGGGCCAGGTAGACCACCTTTTAGGACAGATCCATGAAAAAACTGGAAAAAATCAACGAGTTCTGGTTACCACCCTAACCAAACGAATGGCTGAAGATCTCACTGACTACTATGCCCGGGCAGGAGTCAAGGTACGCTACCTTCACTCTGAGATCAGCACCCTGGAACGGATCGATATCATCGATGACCTGCGCCGGGGGGAATTTGACTGCCTGGTGGGAGTGAACCTACTCCGGGAGGGTTTAGACCTTCCAGAAGTAGGCCTGGTGGGTATTCTAGATGCAGATAAGGAAGGATTCCTCCGCTCACAACCAGCACTGATTCAAACCATTGGCCGGGCTGCGCGTAACGTGGAAGGTCAGGTGGTTATTTACGCCGATAAAATTACTGATTCAGTCCGTAATGCAGTTGATATAACCCACCACAGGCGAGAATTACAATTAAAGTATAATAAGGATCATGGAATCACTCCCCGAAGTACGGAAAGGACATTAAAAGAGAAACCCCAAGAAAAAGACGTTATCCTGAGGGATGATGTGGAGAATATGCCTAAAGATGAACTGCACCTTCTTATAAAAGATCTGAAAGAGGAAATGAAAAAAGCAGCCAAACGTCTGGACTTTGAAGAAGCAGCCAAAATCAGGGATAAAATATTAATATTGGAAGGAGTTAAGAGCTGA